The Sinorhizobium fredii genome contains the following window.
ACTGGAATTTCCCGGTGCTCGTCGAGGACGTGGTGATGATGGGCCGCTACGGCCACATGAACATGCTGCGCATGCCGAAGCGGGCCGACCATGAAGCGGTCGAGGCGGCACTCGCCAGGGTCGGCATGAGCGATTTCCGCAAGCGCCAGATCGGCGAGCTTTCCGGCGGCCAGAAAAAGCGCGTCTTCCTTGCCCGTGCGCTTGCCCAGGACGGTCGCGTCATCCTGCTGGACGAGCCCTTCACCGGCGTCGACGTCAAGACCGAGGACGCAATCATCCGTCTGCTCGTGGCGCTTCGCGACGAGGGGCGGGTGATGCTGGTCTCCACCCACAACCTTGGCAGCGTGCCGGAATTCTGCGACCGCACCATCCTTCTGAAAAACACGATTCTCGCCTACGGGCCCACCGAGACCACCTTCACCCGCGACAATCTCGAACTCGCCTTCGGCGGCGTGCTGCGCCATTTCGTGCTCGGCGGCGACAGCCTGCACGACGATGCCGATCCCCGCCAGCTTTCCGTCATCACCGACGATGAACGGCCGCTCGTCATGTATGGCGCAAAGGGCCAGATGGTGACGCAACCGGCCAAGCCCGAAACCGAGGCGGACAAGGAATGATCGCAACGCTTCTGGAGCCGTTCACGTATAGCTACATGCTGAACGCCATGTGGGTCAGCGCGCTCGTCGGCGCCGTCTGCGCCTTCCTCTCCGCCTATCTGATGCTGAAGGGCTGGTCGCTGATCGGCGACGCGCTCTCCCACGCGATCGTGCCGGGCGTCGCCGGCGCCTATATGCTCGGCCTCCCCTTCTCCCTCGGCGCCTTCTTTTCCGGCACGCTTGCCGCCGCCGCCATGCTGTTCCTCAACCAGCGCACCCGGCTGAAGGAGGATACGATCATCGGGCTGATCTTCACCTCCTTCTTCGGCCTCGGCCTCTTCATGGTGTCGCTGTCGCCGACGTCCGTGAACATCCAGACGATCGTGCTCGGCAACATCCTCGCCATCACCCCAGCCGACACGTTGCAGCTCGCCATCATCGGCATCGCCTCGCTCCTGATCCTCTCGGCGAAATGGAAGGACCTGATGGTGACCTTCTTCGACGAAAGCCACGCCCGTTCGATCGGCATCAACACAACGCTCATCAAGGTGCTGTTCTTCACGCTGCTCTCGGCTTGCACCGTGGC
Protein-coding sequences here:
- a CDS encoding manganese/iron ABC transporter ATP-binding protein; translated protein: MNLQVKARPTPRTGPQDEGGGIRVRNATVTYRNGHRALQDASFEIPTGTIAALVGVNGSGKSTLFKAIMGFVRLAKGDISILGLGVPQALKKNLVAYVPQAEEVDWNFPVLVEDVVMMGRYGHMNMLRMPKRADHEAVEAALARVGMSDFRKRQIGELSGGQKKRVFLARALAQDGRVILLDEPFTGVDVKTEDAIIRLLVALRDEGRVMLVSTHNLGSVPEFCDRTILLKNTILAYGPTETTFTRDNLELAFGGVLRHFVLGGDSLHDDADPRQLSVITDDERPLVMYGAKGQMVTQPAKPETEADKE
- a CDS encoding metal ABC transporter permease, with the translated sequence MIATLLEPFTYSYMLNAMWVSALVGAVCAFLSAYLMLKGWSLIGDALSHAIVPGVAGAYMLGLPFSLGAFFSGTLAAAAMLFLNQRTRLKEDTIIGLIFTSFFGLGLFMVSLSPTSVNIQTIVLGNILAITPADTLQLAIIGIASLLILSAKWKDLMVTFFDESHARSIGINTTLIKVLFFTLLSACTVAALQTVGAFLVIAMVVTPGATAYLITDRFPRLILISIAIGAATSFAGAYASYFLDGATGGIIIVLQTLIFLSAFVLAPKHGLIAARRRASEALEVTQ